In Marivirga salinae, a single window of DNA contains:
- a CDS encoding DinB family protein, whose translation MIWLKDVIKDLKEIEETTTYEFQDLSEEELVWKPAPDKWSIAECLQHIIIANSIYIKDIEKRLQKAEVKTIEYPINFSITGKLFLYAVDPKYKWKVPAPKIFKPVKENKVEKGHETLEEFLKLQEEIIGVSLKACAYDHQHVHTYSPLSKLLKFNVGEQLYIMMRHTKRHINQAKKVKEQLPKTVA comes from the coding sequence ATGATTTGGCTAAAAGACGTAATTAAAGACTTAAAAGAAATAGAAGAAACTACTACCTATGAGTTTCAAGATTTAAGCGAAGAAGAGTTAGTTTGGAAACCTGCACCTGATAAATGGTCGATTGCGGAATGTCTGCAACATATCATCATTGCTAATTCAATTTATATAAAGGATATAGAAAAGCGACTGCAAAAAGCAGAAGTCAAAACCATCGAATACCCTATCAATTTCTCAATCACAGGAAAATTATTTCTATATGCAGTTGATCCAAAATATAAATGGAAAGTCCCTGCGCCTAAGATTTTCAAGCCTGTAAAAGAAAATAAAGTAGAGAAAGGTCATGAAACCCTTGAAGAATTTTTAAAATTGCAGGAAGAAATCATTGGTGTATCATTGAAAGCCTGTGCTTACGATCATCAGCATGTTCATACTTACAGTCCATTAAGTAAATTATTGAAATTCAATGTAGGCGAACAATTGTATATCATGATGCGGCATACTAAGCGGCATATCAATCAGGCAAAAAAAGTAAAAGAACAATTACCGAAAACAGTAGCATAA
- a CDS encoding cyclase family protein, which translates to MPEIIDLSQEIYEGMPVFKDLPQVKMKIHNSHEEWAGIQNPEKRTPAVHKLELGEHTGTHVDAINHMAQQYEGQSIDKMPLSMFYTEGICLDFSHKKLAELIEPHEVELTCKKANIEIKKGDTVLLYTDHYRKHFNKKDWGNGPGISAETARWLGEQKISAFGVETMSPGVRKVSNKEVHHICGELGFTHYENMINLHQLIGRGRFRFIAFPLKIRGGTGSPVRAVAVFE; encoded by the coding sequence ATGCCCGAAATCATCGACCTAAGCCAAGAAATTTATGAGGGGATGCCTGTTTTTAAAGATCTTCCACAAGTCAAAATGAAAATCCATAATTCGCATGAAGAATGGGCTGGTATTCAAAATCCTGAAAAACGAACTCCGGCTGTTCATAAACTAGAGTTAGGAGAACATACGGGCACTCATGTAGATGCCATTAATCACATGGCACAGCAATATGAAGGGCAATCTATAGACAAAATGCCCTTGTCTATGTTTTATACCGAAGGGATTTGTTTAGATTTTTCTCACAAAAAGCTAGCAGAATTAATAGAACCTCATGAAGTTGAATTGACGTGTAAAAAAGCTAATATTGAAATAAAAAAAGGTGATACGGTACTACTTTATACTGATCATTACAGAAAACATTTCAATAAAAAAGATTGGGGAAATGGCCCTGGAATTTCTGCCGAAACCGCTCGCTGGCTAGGAGAACAAAAGATTTCAGCTTTTGGAGTGGAAACTATGTCTCCAGGCGTAAGAAAAGTCTCCAATAAAGAAGTACATCATATTTGTGGTGAATTAGGCTTCACGCATTATGAAAACATGATCAATTTGCATCAACTAATCGGAAGAGGAAGATTTCGATTTATCGCATTTCCTTTAAAAATAAGAGGTGGAACGGGTTCTCCTGTTAGGGCTGTAGCTGTTTTTGAATAG
- a CDS encoding TonB-dependent receptor domain-containing protein yields the protein MKYTLILFLSFLILNPVFAQNAIVEGIISDPDSGKVIPFAQVAFYQSDSQSPVTGATTDESGSFNISIEPGDYRMIVSFVGYQDFEQKITVHEGGVNLGDIELSVEEEIMDEVVVEGNEVRRPVMTTMEGMEIKPDETIANVGGTLLDILRNTPSVNVSDDGSVSLRGSGSTNVLIDGRNSALATDLEQIPASAIETVEIINNPNAKYDASADGGVINIKLKRGEELGTNARAELTMGTRMRTNASVNLSQRTARYAIYGGYSYRKWPRVGSRETERRSTFNGENELFRQEQEGRNEDSEHTVNYGGDYFWGQNKLSIEGVFNTEDESDYESSKAFIQNLDNDEFSTRYVRNNNETEQNYTYDNALIYERDFDDKDKFFRALASVSIRDQVENQKIDIYNNTLEDEGRDPNRIEGSTTDEFRNTSVIQLDYATPVLGGLIETGYKSIFRKFDNDYKYGLGNPQSENFQSYDSISNRFIYQDQIHALYAIYSDSIPNFNYAVGLRAEQTLLENELLNVENSLVAVEDLNNNQRYLDFFPSVQLAYHLNDHHILKSTYSRRIDRPNGWSLNPFPDFADSLNVRVGAPNLQPEYINSFELGHMYQKGGFTLTTNAFYRRINGQVDWIVRVEDGISYRGPQNLNTADLYGVEFINTTELADWWNLNASYSIFESRIDGTNLDESFTNRGLSWYAKVTTDISLPLGINLQFTGNYFAPEIEAQGRDLARYYVDGSLQRYFLNKQLSISASFRDLFDTRNFRGENFGPEFEQTFTRKRETQIILLTASYNLKAD from the coding sequence ATGAAATACACTCTAATTTTATTCTTATCATTTCTTATTTTAAATCCAGTTTTTGCTCAAAATGCAATTGTAGAAGGAATAATTTCTGATCCTGATTCAGGTAAAGTAATTCCTTTTGCTCAAGTCGCATTTTATCAAAGTGATAGCCAATCGCCTGTTACAGGAGCTACTACTGATGAAAGCGGAAGTTTTAATATTTCAATTGAGCCTGGTGATTATAGAATGATAGTTTCATTTGTTGGGTACCAAGATTTTGAACAAAAAATTACCGTTCACGAAGGTGGTGTGAATTTGGGTGATATAGAACTTTCAGTTGAAGAGGAAATTATGGACGAAGTAGTAGTGGAAGGAAACGAAGTAAGACGACCTGTAATGACTACTATGGAAGGAATGGAAATTAAACCTGATGAAACAATAGCAAATGTAGGAGGTACGCTTTTAGATATTTTAAGAAATACGCCTTCCGTAAATGTATCAGATGACGGAAGTGTATCTTTAAGAGGTAGTGGAAGTACAAATGTGTTAATTGATGGAAGAAACTCAGCTTTAGCTACTGATTTAGAGCAAATTCCAGCAAGTGCAATTGAAACGGTAGAAATTATAAATAATCCCAATGCAAAATATGATGCATCTGCAGATGGTGGGGTAATTAATATCAAATTGAAAAGAGGTGAAGAGTTAGGGACTAATGCGCGAGCTGAATTGACAATGGGAACTCGAATGCGTACAAATGCCAGTGTGAATTTATCTCAAAGAACTGCTAGATATGCCATTTATGGAGGATACAGCTATAGAAAGTGGCCTAGAGTAGGAAGTAGGGAAACAGAAAGAAGAAGTACATTTAACGGAGAAAACGAATTATTTCGTCAAGAGCAAGAAGGTAGAAATGAAGACTCAGAACATACAGTTAACTATGGCGGAGATTATTTCTGGGGACAGAATAAATTAAGTATTGAAGGAGTATTTAATACTGAAGATGAAAGTGATTATGAGTCGAGCAAGGCTTTTATTCAAAATCTAGATAATGATGAATTTTCGACTAGATACGTGAGAAACAATAATGAAACAGAGCAGAATTACACTTATGATAATGCTTTAATATATGAAAGAGATTTTGATGATAAGGATAAATTTTTTAGAGCATTAGCTAGCGTTTCCATCAGAGATCAAGTTGAGAATCAAAAAATCGATATTTATAATAATACATTAGAAGATGAAGGAAGAGATCCTAATAGAATTGAGGGAAGTACAACGGATGAGTTTAGAAATACTTCTGTCATCCAATTAGATTATGCAACACCTGTTTTAGGTGGATTGATAGAAACTGGTTATAAGTCTATTTTTAGAAAATTTGATAACGATTATAAATATGGATTAGGGAATCCGCAATCAGAAAATTTTCAATCATACGACAGTATTAGTAATCGCTTTATTTATCAAGATCAGATACATGCCCTTTATGCTATATATTCTGACAGTATACCAAATTTCAATTATGCTGTTGGTTTAAGAGCCGAGCAAACATTACTGGAAAATGAATTGTTGAATGTGGAAAATTCATTAGTCGCAGTAGAAGACTTAAATAACAATCAACGTTATCTTGATTTCTTTCCAAGTGTGCAGTTAGCATATCACCTGAATGATCATCATATTTTAAAATCAACTTACTCCAGAAGGATAGATAGACCGAATGGATGGAGTTTAAATCCATTTCCAGATTTTGCAGATTCATTGAATGTGAGGGTAGGAGCGCCTAATCTTCAACCTGAATATATAAATTCTTTTGAATTGGGTCATATGTATCAAAAGGGAGGATTTACCTTGACTACTAATGCTTTTTATAGAAGAATCAATGGGCAGGTAGATTGGATTGTGAGGGTTGAAGATGGTATTTCCTATAGAGGCCCACAAAATTTAAATACTGCAGATTTATATGGAGTTGAATTTATAAATACTACTGAATTAGCAGACTGGTGGAATTTGAATGCCAGTTACTCAATATTTGAATCAAGAATTGATGGTACTAATTTAGATGAAAGCTTTACAAATAGAGGTTTATCTTGGTATGCTAAAGTTACCACAGATATCAGTTTGCCATTAGGTATAAACCTTCAATTTACTGGAAATTATTTTGCTCCTGAAATTGAGGCTCAAGGTAGAGATTTAGCTCGATATTATGTGGATGGAAGCTTGCAAAGATATTTCCTTAATAAGCAATTAAGCATAAGTGCTAGTTTCAGAGATTTATTTGATACTCGAAATTTCAGAGGAGAAAATTTTGGTCCTGAATTTGAGCAAACATTTACACGAAAAAGAGAAACTCAAATTATATTATTAACAGCTTCTTATAATTTAAAGGCTGATTAA
- a CDS encoding RidA family protein produces MEDNIRNSDRAPLPVGLYPHARKVGGLLFLSGVGPRKKDSKNIPGVELNDKGEIVSYDIETQCKSVFENVRMILEDCGSSWDKLVDVQVFLTNMKDDFSTFNKVYADYFKDIQPCRTTVEINALPTPIAIELKCVAEVSS; encoded by the coding sequence ATGGAAGATAATATCAGAAACTCAGATCGTGCACCATTACCCGTTGGCTTATATCCACATGCTCGAAAAGTGGGTGGTTTGCTATTTCTTTCAGGAGTTGGTCCCAGAAAAAAGGATAGTAAAAATATTCCAGGTGTGGAGCTGAATGATAAAGGAGAGATAGTTTCTTATGATATTGAAACTCAATGCAAATCAGTTTTTGAGAATGTTCGTATGATTTTAGAAGATTGTGGTAGCAGTTGGGATAAGTTAGTGGATGTGCAAGTCTTCCTTACTAATATGAAAGATGATTTTTCTACTTTTAATAAGGTGTATGCCGATTATTTCAAGGATATTCAGCCTTGCAGAACTACAGTGGAGATAAATGCCTTGCCAACACCCATAGCCATTGAATTAAAATGTGTGGCTGAGGTTTCTTCTTAA
- the ald gene encoding alanine dehydrogenase, translating to MIIGVPKEIKNNENRVALTPAGTQELVKRGHQVFVQATAGEGSGFLDEDYVESGAQILPDIQSTYAKAEMIMKVKEPIEEEYELIKEDQLVFTYFHFAAYEGLTKAMIKNKSICLAYETVEKTDKSLPLLVPMSEVAGRMSIQEGAKYLEKPLKGRGILLGGVPGVRPAKVMIMGGGVVGTNAAKMAAGMGADVTIMDVNLQRLRYLDDVMPANVNTFMSNEYNIREMLHRVDLIIGAVLIPGGKAPHLITRDMLKEMRPGTVLVDVAVDQGGCIETCKPTTHEDPTYIIDDVVHYCVANMPGAVPYTSTLALTNATLPYAIQLANKGWVKACQENRELALGLNVIKGDVVYDAVAEAYDLEHVPFEKYLGDVWGKLKD from the coding sequence ATGATCATTGGGGTACCAAAAGAAATCAAAAACAACGAAAACCGTGTCGCCTTGACACCGGCCGGTACACAAGAGTTGGTCAAAAGAGGCCACCAAGTATTTGTACAGGCTACTGCCGGAGAAGGAAGTGGTTTTTTGGATGAAGATTATGTAGAATCAGGTGCTCAAATTTTACCTGACATTCAAAGCACTTATGCGAAAGCTGAGATGATTATGAAGGTAAAAGAGCCTATAGAAGAGGAATATGAATTGATCAAAGAAGATCAATTGGTATTTACTTACTTCCACTTTGCCGCTTATGAAGGTTTAACCAAGGCAATGATCAAAAATAAGTCAATCTGTTTGGCTTATGAAACTGTGGAGAAAACAGATAAAAGCTTACCCCTTTTGGTACCAATGTCTGAGGTAGCGGGAAGAATGTCTATTCAGGAAGGTGCGAAATACTTAGAAAAACCATTAAAAGGAAGAGGAATTTTATTAGGTGGTGTACCTGGTGTTCGCCCTGCTAAAGTTATGATTATGGGCGGTGGTGTTGTTGGAACAAATGCTGCTAAAATGGCTGCCGGTATGGGCGCTGATGTTACCATCATGGATGTAAACCTACAACGTTTACGTTATTTGGATGATGTAATGCCTGCAAATGTTAACACTTTTATGTCTAATGAATACAACATTCGCGAGATGTTACATAGAGTTGATTTAATTATTGGAGCAGTTTTAATTCCAGGTGGAAAAGCACCACACTTAATCACTCGTGATATGTTAAAAGAAATGAGACCAGGAACGGTACTTGTTGATGTTGCTGTGGATCAAGGTGGATGTATTGAAACATGTAAGCCTACGACTCACGAAGATCCTACTTATATTATTGATGATGTAGTACACTACTGTGTAGCTAACATGCCAGGAGCAGTTCCTTATACTTCTACATTGGCACTAACAAATGCTACACTTCCTTATGCTATTCAATTAGCAAACAAAGGATGGGTAAAAGCTTGTCAGGAAAATAGAGAATTAGCTTTAGGATTAAATGTTATCAAAGGAGATGTGGTTTATGATGCTGTTGCTGAAGCTTACGATTTAGAGCACGTTCCATTTGAGAAATATTTGGGAGATGTTTGGGGAAAATTAAAAGATTAA
- a CDS encoding DUF6624 domain-containing protein: protein MRKLILIISLGILLSNCTSEKKSDKEQKVSFNEELSNELIALKEIDQLAAKNARPPKEYDHLTPDQWDTKKDSIFRTHKIRLEEILKQYGYPGYDLVGEKAEQAYWLMVQHSDFDPEFQKKVLLELEKQVQKENANSRNFGLLTDRVKINTGQKQIYGTQVTYISEKCQAIPKPLEDSANVNKRRAEVGLPPIEEYLNMMSQMHFEMNKENMIKRGVTEPYVYQVPQ, encoded by the coding sequence ATGAGAAAATTAATTTTAATAATTTCACTAGGAATATTATTGTCCAATTGTACTTCTGAAAAGAAAAGTGACAAAGAGCAAAAAGTCAGCTTCAATGAAGAATTGTCTAATGAACTGATTGCGCTAAAAGAAATTGATCAACTTGCTGCAAAAAACGCCCGACCTCCAAAAGAATATGACCACTTAACTCCTGATCAATGGGATACAAAAAAAGATAGCATATTTAGAACTCATAAAATTAGACTAGAAGAAATTTTAAAACAATATGGTTATCCCGGCTATGATTTAGTTGGGGAAAAAGCAGAACAAGCATATTGGCTGATGGTTCAACATAGCGATTTTGATCCTGAGTTTCAGAAAAAGGTACTCTTAGAACTAGAAAAACAAGTTCAAAAAGAAAATGCAAATTCTAGAAATTTTGGATTGCTAACAGATAGAGTAAAAATTAATACGGGACAAAAACAGATTTATGGCACCCAAGTCACCTACATTTCAGAAAAATGTCAAGCAATACCGAAGCCATTGGAAGATAGCGCGAATGTCAATAAAAGGAGAGCTGAAGTTGGATTACCCCCTATTGAAGAATACTTAAACATGATGTCCCAAATGCATTTTGAAATGAATAAAGAAAACATGATAAAAAGAGGGGTTACTGAACCATATGTTTATCAAGTTCCTCAATAA
- a CDS encoding alpha/beta hydrolase, translating to MSKFLILLFLPLNLIAIDPDREYTMTPDSIGWEYEELIITTEDGYDLNTWIYAANPENQKDEVLILAYPDAGNMSYFVYHASIMANLGYTVVTFDYRGFGKSSDFKIKSEYLFHTEFSNDLKAIVDFTESRFKDQKLGIWALSMGTMVTTYTFEDIKDKIDFLIYDAFVYNPEDHIRRIKSLKGNETFSPIKSDEYFLKWKAIDIPILLFAGTEDKVTTAQDAKSNRHKFTVEPEVKIYDGGHLMGFQHEIETGGFGKWYSTQMDEFIQSNL from the coding sequence ATGAGTAAATTCCTAATCCTTCTTTTCCTCCCATTAAACCTAATAGCCATTGACCCTGACAGGGAATATACTATGACTCCCGATTCCATTGGTTGGGAATATGAAGAATTAATAATTACTACAGAAGATGGTTATGATTTGAATACTTGGATTTATGCCGCTAATCCTGAAAACCAAAAAGATGAGGTTCTGATTTTGGCTTATCCTGACGCAGGAAATATGTCCTATTTCGTTTATCATGCTTCCATTATGGCAAATTTAGGATATACAGTGGTCACTTTTGACTATAGAGGATTTGGCAAAAGTTCTGATTTTAAAATCAAATCTGAATATTTGTTTCATACTGAGTTTTCCAATGATTTAAAAGCGATTGTAGATTTCACTGAAAGTAGATTTAAAGATCAAAAACTAGGTATTTGGGCGTTGTCAATGGGCACTATGGTCACCACTTATACTTTTGAAGATATTAAGGATAAAATAGATTTTCTGATTTACGATGCATTCGTTTATAATCCTGAAGATCATATCCGAAGAATAAAATCTCTAAAGGGAAATGAGACCTTTTCACCAATTAAATCTGATGAATATTTCTTAAAATGGAAAGCAATCGATATTCCCATTTTGCTTTTTGCAGGAACAGAGGATAAAGTCACTACAGCTCAGGATGCTAAATCAAATAGACATAAATTTACTGTAGAACCAGAAGTTAAAATTTATGATGGAGGGCATTTAATGGGATTTCAGCATGAAATTGAGACTGGTGGATTTGGTAAATGGTATTCGACCCAGATGGATGAGTTTATTCAAAGTAATTTATAA
- a CDS encoding S8 family serine peptidase, which translates to MLKQAFFKTIFLLIPFYLLSIAVLAQQKYWMEFNIDYLNAKNPQIELLKDSLKKKYSENIEFHYQSKWNPVVSIFTKEEIAQTLKNHDLVKSISPQKKLQSLSIETLTTIEYSYALEQIKAHFITDSLGLSGKNVKIGVIDGGYMNANVEPSLKHLIENEQIKFFQDYLLKGNNDPFYGKRISGDDHGTQVLRMMAGSDNGTSIKYGMATNADLYLARTDHGIRERRLEEDYWVEAIELFHEMGIRLVNSSLGYTDGYDKRKENHSKKEVNGKSSIITKTAQMAAEKGMLIVSAAGNDGHKNWEILSLPSDAKDILTVGAVRFDDWSKIYYSSIGPEKLDYVKPDVVCFASNGTSFSAPVITGLAACIWEYDSTLSNIEVMDIIKSGSHLAENPNNYIGYGVPDSEKIISILNQEKPKSIFKSINSDQDYIEIEIPAGIEVFVIFHKEDSRNVLEQESIKIEEGQTSLKIEKVDEAKFTTVVAQDKLLFEVNWN; encoded by the coding sequence ATGTTAAAACAGGCTTTTTTCAAGACAATCTTCCTTTTAATCCCTTTTTATCTGCTTTCGATTGCAGTTTTAGCACAACAGAAGTACTGGATGGAATTTAATATTGACTATTTGAATGCAAAAAACCCACAAATAGAACTTTTAAAGGACAGCTTAAAAAAGAAATATTCAGAAAATATAGAATTCCACTACCAATCGAAGTGGAATCCCGTGGTTAGTATTTTCACAAAGGAAGAAATTGCTCAAACCTTAAAAAATCATGATTTAGTCAAAAGCATTAGTCCTCAGAAAAAACTTCAATCATTATCAATTGAAACTCTAACAACAATAGAGTATTCTTATGCATTAGAACAAATTAAGGCTCATTTCATAACTGACAGCCTGGGATTAAGTGGAAAAAATGTAAAGATCGGTGTGATTGATGGTGGATATATGAATGCCAATGTAGAACCTTCACTAAAGCATTTAATTGAAAATGAGCAAATAAAATTTTTTCAGGATTATCTCTTAAAAGGGAATAATGATCCATTCTATGGTAAAAGGATTTCTGGAGATGATCATGGCACTCAGGTATTAAGAATGATGGCAGGATCGGACAATGGAACCTCAATTAAATATGGCATGGCTACAAACGCGGACCTGTATTTAGCAAGAACGGATCACGGTATCAGAGAAAGAAGGCTGGAAGAAGATTATTGGGTAGAAGCTATTGAGTTGTTCCATGAAATGGGAATTAGATTGGTCAATTCTTCTTTAGGGTATACTGATGGATATGATAAAAGAAAAGAAAATCATAGCAAAAAAGAGGTGAATGGAAAAAGCAGTATAATCACAAAAACTGCTCAAATGGCAGCCGAAAAGGGAATGTTAATCGTAAGTGCTGCCGGAAATGATGGACACAAAAATTGGGAAATTCTATCTTTGCCTTCAGATGCAAAAGATATATTAACAGTGGGAGCTGTTCGTTTTGATGATTGGTCCAAAATATATTATTCCTCAATTGGCCCTGAAAAACTGGACTATGTAAAACCAGATGTAGTTTGTTTTGCATCCAATGGCACTTCTTTTTCGGCTCCAGTTATCACAGGATTAGCGGCATGTATATGGGAATATGACAGCACTTTAAGTAATATAGAAGTAATGGATATTATAAAATCAGGAAGCCATTTAGCTGAAAATCCTAACAACTATATCGGTTATGGGGTGCCTGACAGTGAAAAAATCATCTCAATTTTAAACCAAGAAAAACCAAAGTCTATTTTCAAATCAATTAATTCTGATCAAGATTATATTGAAATAGAAATCCCAGCTGGAATTGAAGTGTTTGTAATTTTCCATAAAGAAGATTCAAGAAATGTTTTAGAACAAGAATCTATCAAAATTGAAGAGGGACAAACAAGCTTAAAAATTGAGAAAGTAGATGAAGCAAAATTCACCACAGTTGTTGCTCAAGATAAATTGCTTTTTGAAGTGAATTGGAATTGA
- a CDS encoding aminopeptidase P family protein, translating to MRYKTLDSSLYIKNRKNFMKQMPARSLAVFNSNDVMPMNADGTMTFWQNSDLFYLTGIDQEESILVLFPDFDNDGWREILFVTETNEHIAVWEGHKYTKEEATAASGIPTVMWLSQFETVFNTLMAEAEQVFINTNEHIRNATPVETRDMRFIKWLQDRYPAHQYRKAAPILYDLRAIKDPQEITQMERACKITEDAFRRSLKFVKPGVKEYEVEAEVLHEFIRQGSKGFAYTPIVASGANACVLHYIENKDVCKDGELLLMDVGAEYGNYNADMTRAIPVNGRYTQRQKDVYNAVLRVMKECYKILTPGNRIPEYHKEVGKLMESELLGLGLLDKTDIKNQDPTNPAYKKYFMHGTSHHIGLDVHDVGNIYRKFEPGMVFTIEPGIYIQNEGLGIRLENDVVITKDGHHDMMGNIPIEIDEIEDIMNS from the coding sequence ATGAGATACAAAACTTTAGATTCATCCCTTTATATAAAGAACCGCAAAAATTTCATGAAGCAAATGCCTGCTCGTTCTTTGGCAGTATTCAATTCCAATGATGTGATGCCTATGAATGCAGATGGCACCATGACTTTCTGGCAAAATAGTGATTTGTTTTATTTGACGGGTATTGATCAGGAAGAAAGTATTTTGGTTTTATTCCCTGATTTTGATAATGATGGCTGGAGAGAGATTTTATTTGTAACCGAAACCAATGAGCATATAGCCGTTTGGGAAGGGCATAAATACACCAAAGAAGAAGCTACTGCTGCATCAGGTATTCCTACCGTAATGTGGTTATCACAATTTGAAACTGTTTTCAATACCTTGATGGCGGAAGCTGAGCAAGTTTTCATCAACACCAATGAACACATTAGAAATGCTACTCCTGTTGAAACAAGAGATATGCGTTTTATCAAATGGTTACAAGATAGATATCCTGCTCATCAATATAGAAAAGCAGCTCCAATTTTGTATGATTTAAGAGCGATTAAAGATCCTCAGGAAATCACGCAAATGGAAAGGGCTTGTAAAATTACGGAAGATGCATTTAGAAGAAGCTTAAAATTTGTTAAGCCTGGTGTTAAGGAATACGAAGTGGAAGCAGAAGTTTTACATGAGTTCATAAGACAAGGTTCAAAAGGTTTTGCTTATACCCCGATTGTGGCTTCTGGTGCAAATGCTTGTGTTTTACATTATATTGAAAACAAGGATGTTTGTAAAGATGGTGAGTTACTATTGATGGATGTAGGAGCAGAGTATGGTAATTACAATGCGGATATGACTCGCGCAATTCCTGTTAACGGAAGGTATACCCAGCGTCAAAAAGATGTTTATAATGCTGTTTTAAGGGTAATGAAGGAATGTTATAAAATCTTAACACCTGGAAACAGAATTCCAGAATATCATAAAGAAGTTGGGAAGTTGATGGAAAGTGAGTTATTAGGCTTAGGCTTATTAGATAAAACTGATATCAAAAATCAAGATCCTACAAATCCTGCATATAAAAAGTATTTTATGCACGGCACTTCTCACCATATCGGATTGGATGTTCATGATGTTGGGAATATTTATAGAAAATTTGAGCCGGGCATGGTATTTACTATCGAGCCTGGAATTTATATCCAAAATGAGGGCTTAGGCATTCGTTTGGAAAATGATGTAGTCATCACTAAAGATGGTCATCATGACATGATGGGCAATATTCCGATTGAAATCGATGAGATTGAAGATATAATGAATAGCTAA